From Punica granatum isolate Tunisia-2019 chromosome 1, ASM765513v2, whole genome shotgun sequence:
ACCTTAGCTGCGTCGACGTCACCTGGCTTGTCAAAGCCGGACACTATTCCGTATGTATCCCAACGTACGACTGTTCAATAAATAACCAACATAGCGCACGTTGAGCCCACCGGCCTAGTTTGTGCCCTTATGTGAGCTTTAACATCCAACGTATGAAGTCATAGTTCCTTCTTCCACGTGTATGAATATGAAGACGGATCGCTGGACCTGTTGCCTCGATTCGCCACGGAACCGTCTTCAAATCTGAGTCAAGGTCGGACTTCTATCTTCATTTGAAAGGACGTCTTCATGCCCTGGCCTACGCATTGCATTATGCGTGCGTGCCATGCCGAGGAGAACCGGTATGGCCAGCCGAATAAACTCCCTTGCCTTCAAAACAAACCACttatttgaaacaaaatatcCAATTTCAGCCCATCAGGGCAATTCACGGGCCTTATGTGGGCTTTCCGATCTAATCCTCCACAGCTTCAGGCCCTGAGGCCACTTCAACCAGTTTGTTGGGCTCGCGCGTCAGAGATCCGGCCCGGCGCGTGAAGCTCCCGGACCGAAACTGAACCTCCCCGAAGATCCTGCCTGGACAGATCGCCGAGCTCCCCGGAACCGAAGCTCCTGCTTCCAATGGTAATCTCACCATCGCAGGACTTGCCGGGCAGCTTGACGCACGAAAATGGCGGACCGTTACTTTCCGAACAAACTGCCGATCGTCGCGGAACCGGCAGCTGAAGAagctgcagcagcagcagcagccgcAGCCTCAGCCGCAGCCGCCGGAGGTGGCGGAGACTCGCTCTCTCAGCTACTGCATCTCCCTTACAAGACTCTGTCGGAGAGGCTGAAAGCAGTGGCGTTGGATCTCAAAGACACGGTATCCACGCTCTTACTCGTTGCTCTTCATACCCTGCTAGACAATTTGGAAACTCAATATAATCGATTCGTCATATACCGAGATATGACCGTTGAAATTTTGGGGCCCTGTTGCTGCAGGTGGTGAGGCAGACGTGGGGGGTGAGTGGCAGAAGGTTGCAGGACTATAGTCTGTACACCGGCGCCCTCGGGACGGCTTATCTCGTCTTCAAAGCTTATGAGATTACCCGTAATGAGAATGATCTCAAGCTGTGCTCAGAAATAGTCAGAGCTTGTGATTCTGCTTCTCGTAGCAATGAAGAGAACTATTTTGAACTGAAGAGCTGGTCTACGAATCTCCGAAATCTAGTAGTTCGGTTTATGGAACAGGATTAGGTACATGTATCGGTTACAGACTATAAAAGTGCGTATTTTTCAGTTGATGGAGTCGGTTGGTATGGAGGCAGTCTTGATCATTCGCATAGGAGGTGTTCTTTCTTGGTTTTGTCTACTTATTACTATCAGTAATCAAGCTTCTCGTAGTAGTTTAAGTTTAGGCTGGTTGTGTAACCATAAGCAAAGAGGAGCCAAACGGGTTAAGCCCAATAGCACTCGCATCCCTGATTTGCTTTACAATGGTTCTGTCATCCCACATAGCCGGTTCCTCTAGGCTTTGATGCACTTCATTGGCTGCCGATGCTAATATCGGAACCTTGCAGGCGAGTGACATTCATATGTGGTCAGGCTGGAGTTTTTGCTCTTGGCGCTGTTGTGGCAAAGCATGCTGGAGATGACCGGCTGCTCAATCACTACTTGACCCAATTCAGAGAGGTCCAAgcaattaattgattttgagTTCAGTTTTCTGTATACAAGAGAGCTTTCTTTTGTGGGACTTACGTATGTGATAATATATGTTTGAGCAGATACGACTTCCCAGAGACTTGCCGAATGAGCTTCTGTATGGGCGGGCTGGCTTCTTGTGGGCTTGCTCATTCTTAAACAAGCATATCGGTAAAGATACAATATCAACAGCTCACATGGTATGGAATGGAATTATTTAAGCTCTTGCTTCTTAAGATTACTTGCTGTGATACACTCATTAAGAGGTTTGTGGTGTCGTCAGAGACCTGTTGTCAATGATATAATAAAGATGGGGAGACAACTGGCCAAGAACGAGAAATGCCCGTTGATGTATGAATGGCATGGGAAGAAGTATTGGGGCGCAGCCCATGGGTTGGCAGGGATTATGCATATCTTGATGCACATGGAACTGAAACCTGACGAGGTGGAGGATGTCAAGGGTACACTCAGGTACATGGTAAAGAATCGTTTTCCAAGTGGTAATTATCCCTCCAGTGAAGGAAGCGAGAACGATCGTCTTGTTCACTGGTGCCATGGTGCTCCAGGGGTTGCACTTACACTCGTAAAAGCTGCTGAGGTATGTCATCATGCTTAGGTTTATTAGTCAGTATTCCCATGAAGAATAAACTAAGGAATAGTTCTAAGGAAACTCGAATTCCTTTTCTTGATGAAACATTTCATAAATCAATATTCTTCCATTTTCAGGTTTTCGGGAGCAAGGAGTTTTTGCAAGCTGCTATGGAGGCAGGAGAGGTGGTGTGGAATCGAGGCCTCCTCAAGCGGGTCGGGATCTGCCATGGTATCAGTGGAAACACCTATGTGTTCCACTCCCTGTATCGGCTGACAGGCAATGCAGAGTATTTGTATCGTGCCAAAGCTTTCGCCTGCTTCCTTCATGACAGAGCCCTGGGGCTCATATCAGAGGGGAAGATGCATGGAGGAGATCGACCTTATTCTATGTTCGAAGGCATTGGGGGAATGGCTTTCCTCTTTATGGATATGATTGACCCATCCAAGGCTAGGTTCCCAGGCTATGAAATCTGATCAGGTTGTGACCGATGCTCTTGAGGCATAATTTACTTTAGAGTGGATATAATGTACAGTAGTTCGACCGAAATGTGGGTGTGTCTAGTGACTTAGATGAACGAAAGCGAGATGTTTCCAATCTCCAACGTTTGATAAAATCCAATAAGAATGTGTTTGACATGGAAAAGCAGGAACATTTGAA
This genomic window contains:
- the LOC116189709 gene encoding lanC-like protein GCR2; translation: MADRYFPNKLPIVAEPAAEEAAAAAAAAASAAAAGGGGDSLSQLLHLPYKTLSERLKAVALDLKDTVVRQTWGVSGRRLQDYSLYTGALGTAYLVFKAYEITRNENDLKLCSEIVRACDSASRSSRRVTFICGQAGVFALGAVVAKHAGDDRLLNHYLTQFREIRLPRDLPNELLYGRAGFLWACSFLNKHIGKDTISTAHMRPVVNDIIKMGRQLAKNEKCPLMYEWHGKKYWGAAHGLAGIMHILMHMELKPDEVEDVKGTLRYMVKNRFPSGNYPSSEGSENDRLVHWCHGAPGVALTLVKAAEVFGSKEFLQAAMEAGEVVWNRGLLKRVGICHGISGNTYVFHSLYRLTGNAEYLYRAKAFACFLHDRALGLISEGKMHGGDRPYSMFEGIGGMAFLFMDMIDPSKARFPGYEI